The Dehalococcoidia bacterium region AGTCCCAGTTAGTCCTTATGGGGCTTATACTGATTTCCTAGTCCCCTATTTAGCTTTTTCTGCAATATGCGCTGCTCTAGACGAAAAAAGAAGAACTGGAATTGGCCAATACCTTGATCTTTCTCAATTAGAGGCCTCTTTGTATTTTTTGGGAACTCCAGTAATGGATTTTTTAGCCAATAATAATATCCAAGAACGATCAGGTAATCAGGATCCAGGAATGGCTCCTCACGGAATATATAAATGCTTTGGAAATGATCGATGGTGCGCCATTGCGTGTGAATCTGACCAGCAATGGCGTTCACTAGCAAAGTTGATTGGTCAGCCGCAACTCGAAAAAGATGTACGTTTTTCATCATTAGCAGCTCGTAAAGCAAATTCAGGTGAATTAGATAAGATTGTGGAGCAATGGACGATCCTTCACTGCCCAGACGAGGTCATGAATATTTGCCAATCGGAAGGTGTACCAGCAGGTTCAGTAAGAGACTCCAAGGATTTGTTTGATGACCCTCAGCATATCCATCGAAAGCATTTTATCTACATGGAGCACGCGGAAATGGGTACCTATGCCTCAGACTCCAGCGGATTAATCATGTCTGAAACACAGCCAAATTATCGTCCTGCTCCATTACTAGGAGAGCATACTCATAAGGTGATTACAGAAATGCTTGGGATGTCTAATGAAGAATTTTCCTTACTTCTATCTGAAGGTGTATTCGACTAATCGGCCCATAAGTTTTACCATCCACTAACTCGCGATTTTATGTCAGGAGTTTTAATGTCTGGATTTCTTGAAGGAAAAGTTGCTTTAATCACAGGGGCTGGTAGCTCAATTGGTATGGGCAAAGAAATGTCTCTTGCACTTATAGAAGAAGGCGCAAAAGTAGCGATGATGGACATCAATCGTGAATCTTTAGCGCTAAGTGTTAATGAAGCCCTTGAAATAGGAGGCG contains the following coding sequences:
- a CDS encoding CoA transferase, whose product is MKHPFEGLKVLDFCWVVIGPMTTRYFSDYGATVIRVESGLRPDVIRHGLPFAGNKPGVNRSGYWANYNSGKLGLSLNMSDHRAREIAFKLATEWADVITENFTPGTIEKWGLSYDKIKNKNPGVVMFSASMLGRGGPYDAQPGFGPVLTALSGHTNFTGWPDRVPVSPYGAYTDFLVPYLAFSAICAALDEKRRTGIGQYLDLSQLEASLYFLGTPVMDFLANNNIQERSGNQDPGMAPHGIYKCFGNDRWCAIACESDQQWRSLAKLIGQPQLEKDVRFSSLAARKANSGELDKIVEQWTILHCPDEVMNICQSEGVPAGSVRDSKDLFDDPQHIHRKHFIYMEHAEMGTYASDSSGLIMSETQPNYRPAPLLGEHTHKVITEMLGMSNEEFSLLLSEGVFD